The Quercus lobata isolate SW786 chromosome 4, ValleyOak3.0 Primary Assembly, whole genome shotgun sequence genome segment ACCTTTATATGTAAAGATAGTCATTTGCTCCAAGAATGAGGCAACTTTATCTTCACTTATGAGCAGAACCTTGTCCTGATAATGTAAAGTCCTTTTGTGTAATGATGCCTCTGTCATAATTGTAGTCACAAGTTCCTGAGATTCAGAAATCTCAACTTTTACTACAGAAGAAAGTTGCTTGGGTAAGTTTCCCTTCAGCTTGGGGCATCTCCTTATACAAAGCTCAATTAAGCTAGGGAATTCTCCACCTCCAACTTCAAATGAAACCCATTCTTCCCATTCCAACATCCCCTCAAATGTTAGAGTCTTCAAAGACTTAAATGGCTTATCCATCCCACAGAATTCAGGACCCACGCTTTTCACTGCATCCATCCATTCAATAATGAGGACTTCAAGCGATGGTAGCTGTCCAAGTGGTGGCAAGGATGAGCAATTGTTGCAGTTGCTGAGACGTAGGGAAACCATGCCAGAGAATAGCATATGCCCCACCCAATTTGGAAATCTTGTACCACAGTAAAAATTAATGCTGAGCTTCTTCAGTTTACTATTAGGCTGTAGCGCTTCAAGCACATTTTCCTGACCAACAGTGTTGTTACTCCATTCCAACACTAGCTCATCAAGGTATTTCTTGGTAAACAAACGGGCGCCAGCTGGATCATTTTCAGAGACTACATTCTGCAACTTTGAAATGTGAAGCGTCCCATGAAGATCCCGAAGACCTCCCAACTCTTTAAGCATTGAGCCACTTCTTTTGCCCACAACAAAGTAAGGCAGTGTTAGAAGTTTTTTCAATCTACTCAAGTTTTTTGGCATCTCATCTATGTCAGTTCCACTAATATCAAGATGACGCAAGTTAACAAGCCTCCACATGTTTTCTGGCAATTTGGTGAGAGAATGACAACTTGACAATATGAATGTTTGTAAATTGCATAGAGCACAAACTGATTCAGGTAACGACTTAATTCCAGTGTGAGAGAGATCAATGTACCGTAAATGTTTCAAATTGCCTATTGAAGCAGGTAGCTCAGTGATATGATAATGAGATAAAGAAAGCACACGTAGGAATTGCAGTTTGCACAACATATTCTGCAGTTCATTACTACTTAATCGACATGATTCATGATCTAATGGCAAGAATGTCCTTAAAAACTTGGCTTTATCAATACTTTTAAATATCACTGAGGAATCATATTTGCCTCTACAAAGAGATAAATACAGGGTACTTACAGAGATATGAGACAAATTATTATCCTCCAATCTGAAAAAATGTTTCCAAGACAGATGAGCAGCCAAATCATCCACAAGATCATGCATCAGAAAACGTGAATTATTGGCACTTGATTGTTGAAAAAAAGACTCCGATAACAATTCATCAAAGCACTTGTTACCATCATCTTCCTTTCCACGATTTTGCAGAAGACCTTCTGCCATCCATAAAAGAACCAActtctctttctcaaattcatAACCCTTGGGAAATATTGAACAATATGCAAAGCATCGCTTTAACTGTGCAGGAAGTTCATCATAGCGCTTTCTTAATTCAATTCCATCTCCACTCATTCCTCTAGGTAAAGAAAAATGCTTTAGGCGGTCCAATACAACTCTCCACTCCTCAACTTGTGGCTTAGAGCGCAAGAGAAGCCCAAGTGCTTTTACTGCAAATGGCAGGCCCAAAAAATCCTGCACAATTTGTCTGCCAATGGTTTCTACTTCGGGACATGAACTTAGCATTTGGTCTCCTAAAGCAAATTTTGTGAACATCAACCAACTTTGTTCATTTGACAATGACTCTATATGATAAGTACATACAGTGCTAATCTTGGATGCAACTTCTGAATCGCGTGTAGTTACAATAACACAACTTCCATTTGCAACACCTTTCAAAGTAGATTGTAAGGATTCCCAGTCTGCATAGTTAAAACTCCCCACATCATCCAAAACAAGAAGAAATCTCTTTCCCTTAAGGCTCTCTTGCAAAGACTGCAAACTAAACGACTCAGAAACTGCTTTTGTCATCTCATGATTAACGGGGTACCAAGCCTTGATCTCAAAATGCTGACTTACTCTGCAATTATTGTAAACGAGCCGAGCAAGAGTGGACTTACCAACCCCAACCTCGCCCACTATCGGAATCACAGACAAGTGTTCACTCTGTACATCATCAGACAGCAAAAGACTAATAATAGCATCTTTATCAGCATCTCTACAGAACACTTCACGATCatctaccaaaaaaaatgaagttatgGGCATGCTAAAACGCTTTTGTGGATCAGATATTATTCCTAATCCCTTCAAACCAAGTACATCTCCTTGCTCCATAAAGAATTCTAACCTGTCAAGAATCTCCTCCATCTTTTTTATCACCTTTATATTCCATTCCAGACTAGATGACTTGGTCTGAGACTCAGCATCCAACTTGTGTCTTAAACTTTCAGTGCACATCTCATCCACGAGATCCTCTGTGTGGTAGACAACATCTTGAAGCTCGTCCAGCCACAGTTTAACAACTGGGTTTTTGTTCTGCTTCTCCTCAGCTTCATCGACCATCACAGTAAGATACTGCAGCACAATCCTTAAATCTTCTAGCAATCCAATTCTGAATTTATTTGTTCGAAAGAAGTTGAGTGAAAGCAAACTGTACAACAGCTCCTGAATTGCGGCTTTCACCGGCGAGCCAGCCatgttacttcttttttttttttttggtcacgaAAGAGTGACAGCAGAAACGGTGAAATGAAAAGCAAATGGTGGACTGGATCGTGAAACAGTAACAGAGATGAGTTCAGCGGCACTACGACTTGCAGCAACACCACGCTGTAGTTGTAGTTAGGTGGGTTAATAAAAATCTAAGTTtgattagatttaaaaaaataaataaataaaaaatttggatggTTGGTAAAGGGGATTGAATATAAACTAGAATATTGAATAtgcattgaattttttattattttttttagagaaaattaaaaaagggcATTTCATGTGTAACCGTCATCCCACGTTACCACGATTTCTATATATTAGGAAGTATAAGCCAACACTAGTAATTAAACTAATCACCTCTTAACACTTGGTTCAAACAAATGGGTCTTTCAAGAGCTTCTTACTATTGCACCACACTCAGTAAATATacattaatttaataaactAGCTAAGATGAAGAGTTTTGTAGCGTAATTAGTTGATACTTTCttctgtttctaaaaaaaacatttaagatCCAAATCCTTCAAACTCCAAGTATTAAtgtatcataaaaaaaaaataataataatcaagcTAAGGTATAGAACAgttgacttaaaaaaataataataaagggaCCTTTAgttgaattttataaatttataaaatatgtacatatattgatatgtatgtatgtatatattatgTAGCAAATTTGGTggaacaaaaacataaaagttagttattttttaaaaaaatttaaaatttttaaatataaaatcttaGATAAATTGGcaataaaaaaagtaacatgATCTAAGAACATCTCTAGTAGtctctttaaatttttacaGTGTTAGAGGATAAACTACGTATTTAAGAGAGATGGACATTAATGGTTAAACTACGTTAAAACCCATTATACCAAACAATTAAACCCAAAACACTAGgctaattaaacaaaaattatcattaccctttaccttaaaaaaaaaaaaaaaaaactattacacCTAAGTCCTAacatttaaaacccaaaacactcggctaatttttttttttttttgagaaataattacaacatgctgctaatcTCGCAACTTAAATCCTATTCCCTCCACCCTCAGCTACTAAACCTTTGGCAACACTCGgctaattaaacccaaaaaatacaCCACTAATTAAACCTGCCCCTTTTTAATTGGACCACACACCAAAACCAAATGCCTCatcttgttttaaaaaaataattataataaaaaaagggtcaTGATAATGAGTGCTCTTAGGGTACCagttaagaatccagttaaaaaaagttttgacatcacttttatgagaaatgaaaaaggttgtcaaaacattaattgtttttttacttttctcataaaaattttctttaattgaattctTAACCAGTGCCTTAAGGACGCATgttagcattttttattataaaaaaagagaaaaaaaaaagaaaaaagagagaggctGAATTTGGTGGCTGAAGAGTCAAAGCCCATTTAAGAACTTTGACAATGTGTGTGAGGACTGAACCCCACGGTGCGGTGGTGTCTCGGTGCAGAGCACCCAACAATTACCAGCCAATGAAAATAAACCGAGCCGCCTACTATTGGATACGTTACAAAATTTCAACGCTTGAAATACGATTTCAGGTTTCAActgatttttgtttctaaaaaaaaaaaaaaattattgaatgattttttgtatttttaaagtGCAATCtactttgaaaatatattatttcaacacgattttttttaaatgttcatAATCCAAGGCAGTTACTTAAAAATACGAAAAATTGTTAACATTAACAGATATTCTGAAaacattgttttaaaatttattttaaacaaatttttataaaaaaataataaggtaattaatttattttacaactttttatgttttttatgaaataaacaccaaatttttttttaatgtgtttcAATTTATAACATCCtccttaaaaatatttcttatcaATCAAAGctttgtttattaataattaccgACATTATGGgaaaaataatacaataataATTACCGACAGTAGTTAACCATTTAACCGTTAAtattatcttaaatttttttttttttataaaatttatagtgttatttaattttcagcCACTATCGGGCTATCAGCTACCACAGTCTGTGCCTATAGTCAACGAAATAATTAGCCATGGAAAAACTGACTGCTTCTCAATCCCATATCTCTTCCTGTTGAATCCTTTCTTTGCAAAGCAGAAAAAAATGGTTTGGGAAATTTTGGGAGAGTCATTGCTTTCTGCACTCTTTGGAGCTTTGTTTGAAAGGCTGGCATCTCCCCTGGTCAGAAACTTCTTTGGAGACAGGGATTTCGATCACACACTCTTTGACAAGATGAAGACAGTTCTGCTGACTGTTAACGCAGTGCTGAGTGATGCAGAGGAGAAGCAGATCACAAACATGGCGGTGAAAGAGTGGGTCAATGAGCTCAAAGATGCTGCCTACCATGCAGAAGATTTGTTGGATGAGATTGCCACCATAGCTTTGCAATGCGAGTTGGAAGCTGAGGCCAAGGTCAAGGGAAAACAGGTAATGGGTCTATTCTTTGCTCATAATTCTAGTAAAGAAGATAAAGATTCCAGTCTCAAGCTTGATAAAGATATAGAATCTAGGCTCAAAAACATAGTTGAAAGGCTGGAGTTTTTAGCACAACAAAGAGATATCATGAATTTCAAGGAGAGTGTAAGAGGGAAGCCATTGTTGGTTTTGCCTACAACTTCTTTAGTTGATGAATTTGAAGTGTTTGgtagagataaagataaagagaaGCTAAAAGAATTTTTGCTTGCTGGTAATGCACAAAAAGGAAGCAGAATCCCTGTGATTGCAATAGTTGGGATTGGTGGGGTTGGCAAGACAACCCTTGCTCAGCTTTTGTATAATGACTCAGAGGTAGAAAAATCGTTTAAATTTAGAGCATGGGCTTATGTTTCAGAAGAatttgatgttttaaaaataactagAACCATTTTTGAGTCGGTTGCGTCAAGGAGTTGTAATGTGAAAGACCTGAATTTTCTTCAAGTCAAACTAAAGGAGAGATTGAAAGGAAAGAGATTTTTGCTTGTTTTAGATGACATTTGGAATGACAATTTTATTGATTGGGATTTGTTGTTAAGCCCCTTAAAAGCTGGAGCCTGTGGAAGTAGAATTATTGTGACAACTCGTAGTCAAAGTGTTGCATCAATGATGCGCGCTGTAGTTATTTATCGTCTGTTGCATTTGTCAGATGAAGACTGTTGGTCACTATTTGCAAAACATGCATTTAGGACTAGCAACCCTGAGGAACATCCAACATTAAAAAGGATTGgtgagaaaattgtgaaaaagtgTAAAGGCTTGCCTTTAGCTACAAAAGTACTTGGAGGCCTCTTGCACCCAGAATTGGAAGCTGAGGAATGGTATAGAATACTGAATAGCAAGACATGGGAGCTTTCTACTGATAAGAGTAGCATACTTCATGCTTTAATGTTGAGCTATTATCATCTACCTCCACATCTCAAACAATGCTTTTCTTATTGTTCAATATTTCCCAAGGGATATGAGtttgaaaaagagaaattggTTCTCATGTGGATGGCAGAAGGTTTCTTGCAACATCGAAAAGGTAAAGACACCATGGAAGAGGTTGGGTGCAGGTATTTTCATGAACTaatatcaagatcattttttcAACCATCAAATCGCGACAAATTGTGCTTTGTGATGCATGACCTTATCAATGATTTAGCTCAATTTGCATCTGGAGAATTTTGTTGCAAGTTAGAGGATGGCAAACTGAATGAAATTTCAGAAAAGGCTCGATATTTTGCATGGTCAATTAAGCGGCTTGATGGTCCTGAGATCTTTGTGGCCCTACAGGAAGTAAAGTCTCTGAGAACATTCCTTCCACTAGGCTTTTCAAATACCAGTCAATGCTCTGCCTTAAGTAAAATAGTTAGTGATAAATGGTTGccatttctaaaacacttacgTGTGCTTTCTTTTGCTTGTCATGTGATCACTGATCTACCTGAGACTTTGGGCAAATTGATTCATCTACGCTACTTGGACCTTTCCCAGACTTCAATAAAAAAGCTACCTAGTTCAATATGTTCTTTGTATAATTTGCAGACATTGTTGTTGGCAAGTTGTATTGAACTCGCTGAGCTACCAGCAAACTTTGGAAACCTTATTAATTTACGTCATCTAGATGTGAGTGAAACCAACTTAAGAGAGATGCCACTTGAATTTGGAAGATTAAAGAGTCTCCAAGTGTTAACTGATTTTTTTGTGAGCAGAAATAGTGGGCGGAAAATCAGTGAATTGGGCAAGCTTGCACACCTTCGTACAATTTCCATCTCAAGGATGCAGAATGTAGTTGATGCTACAGATGCTTCAGAGGCTGACTTGAAAAGTAAGCATTGTCTTAATGAATTAGCTTTCACATGGACCTCTAGCACTCACGAGGTACAAAATGAAATAGACATACTTGATAATCTGCAACctcataaaaatttgaagaagctTACAATTGAAAACTATGGTGGTTCAAGGTTTCCCAATTGGTTAGGTGCTGCCATTTTCTCTAACATGGTGTTCCTTTGTCTTAGCAAGTGCAAAATTTCTACGTCCTTACCACCACTGGGTCATTTATCATCTCTTCAAGGGCTCTACATCATAGAGATGGAAGTATTAAAAAGGTTGGATTCTGGATTTTATGGGAATGGCCACTTTGGAGTCAAGCCTTTTCAATCTCTTAGAACTTTGTTGTTTGAGGACTTGCCAAGTTGGACACACTGGATACATTTAGCAAATGAAGGTGAACACTTCCCCTCCCTCCAACAGCTTCATATACGTGGATGTCCAAAATTGATTGGGACCTTACCAAAGCACCTCCGTTCCTTGAAAGAAATGAAGCTGCATGATTTGGATGCTTTGATGACCCTGTCCCAGGAATTGTTTGAAGGCAACTCTAGTTTCCAACGACTGGAAATAGTTAATTGTCCTTCTCTCAGCTCCTTTCCTGgaggtgattctctctctaaCGTAAAAACACTTTCTATTTGTGATTGTCGAAATTTAAAGCCCTTTCTACTTGAGCATTCGATGCACCCATTTAGAGTCCTTGAGAGTTTGCAAGTAATGAGAAGCTGTGATTCTCTTCAATCTCTACCATTAGGTTTATTTACCAAGCTTCAAGATCTTCATATTGAGGACTGTAGGAATCTCAAGTCCCTTTCAATTCCAAACAACCTTCACTTTGATCTcacttttcttcaaaaaatgaaattcaaggATTGCCCAAATCTGGAATTCTTTCCAGAAAAGGGGTTGCCTACTCCCAACCTacaatctcttttgattacCAACTGCAACAATCTGATGCCTCAGAAGGAGTGGGGCTTGCATAGAATGGTGTCACTGACTTGTTTTGAGATTGAAGGTGGATGTAGTAACTTGGAATTGTTTCCGGAAGAAGGGCTGCTGCCCAACACCCTCACTTCTCTTCGTATCAGCAGACTTCCACATCTCAAATTCATAGGCCAAGGGTTTCAGCACCTCACGTTGCTGGGAAAGTTGGAGATCAATTGCTGTGAGAAGCTTGAGTTGATGCCAGAAGAGGGGTTGCCTGCCTCCCTTTTAACTCTTCATATCCAAAACTGCTCTTTGCTAGCCGATCCTCGCCAAAAGGACGGAACTAAAAAGAGGTTCTGCTCCAGCGTTTTTTCAAGCAGCagtcaaaacaaaaaacttactATGAATAGGGCACTATCCACTGGCTTCCCCCATCCCTAAAAGCCCTCCTCTTACCAGCAGCTAAGGAATTCCTGCAGCGGCAAGAAATGTAGTTGATTTGTTGGACAAATTGGGGCTAGAAGGAGCTTACTTTTATCTGGATGACCAGGGGCTTCAGCACCTTACTGCTCCAGTCTATCCCAAAAAGGGTCTTCCATCCTTGTCTTTTATCTGGAGCAGAAAATGCTCTCTGCTGAGACCAAAACtccaaaatgagaaaaaatattgGTCTAAGATAGCTCATATCTCTTTCATAGAAACTAATAAGGAAGTATAGAAGAGTCCCTGTCTGAAGCAATGAAAACACTATCACCAAGGTAATTTTATTACTCAGTTGATGAATAGCAATTTGACCTGCTAGacatcaatttaattttctgtACATTGTGAAATGATTATTGCACCTACTAAAATAATCTTTTCTTTCCATCATGTATCATAATATACCTAGGCTAATTTTGAAGACTGCTGGGGCCACCAGCAAGTGCTCAAATTTATGTGGGTTCTTCTGCAGTTATTCACTATTACTTCCTTCTTCTTGTCATGTACAGCAACTGGAGGATTTTTGAAGAAGTCTGGATCCACTTCTGAAGTTCTTATGCAAGTTAGCTGGGcagtagtttttgtttttgtattcttATTTACTGTAATTATGTGATATGTTAGTCCTGAGGTTATTATCATGTATACTGATCAGTTTATCATTGCTTCTAACGATTCTATAGCATCGGCCCAAAGTAGTTTTCTTATGTGGGGAGTTATATTCTCAGAAGAAGGCTCTTAAGCATATGTGCAGATGTCTTTAAAGAATtagtttggtttattttgggGCTGGAGTTGAGATTGATTCATTCACACAGCACCCCCTGCCCCCCGcgcaacccccccccccccccaaagaaaaaagaaaaagaaaaacaacaacaaagagtTGAGGTTAAAGTGAGTTGGGAGTAATCTGATATAAGTTGATTTTAGTTTGTGAACAGGGTTTTTTAAAGTGTCATATAAGGGTTGGTTTAATGT includes the following:
- the LOC115987448 gene encoding putative disease resistance protein At3g14460, whose product is MAGSPVKAAIQELLYSLLSLNFFRTNKFRIGLLEDLRIVLQYLTVMVDEAEEKQNKNPVVKLWLDELQDVVYHTEDLVDEMCTESLRHKLDAESQTKSSSLEWNIKVIKKMEEILDRLEFFMEQGDVLGLKGLGIISDPQKRFSMPITSFFLVDDREVFCRDADKDAIISLLLSDDVQSEHLSVIPIVGEVGVGKSTLARLVYNNCRVSQHFEIKAWYPVNHEMTKAVSESFSLQSLQESLKGKRFLLVLDDVGSFNYADWESLQSTLKGVANGSCVIVTTRDSEVASKISTVCTYHIESLSNEQSWLMFTKFALGDQMLSSCPEVETIGRQIVQDFLGLPFAVKALGLLLRSKPQVEEWRVVLDRLKHFSLPRGMSGDGIELRKRYDELPAQLKRCFAYCSIFPKGYEFEKEKLVLLWMAEGLLQNRGKEDDGNKCFDELLSESFFQQSSANNSRFLMHDLVDDLAAHLSWKHFFRLEDNNLSHISVSTLYLSLCRGKYDSSVIFKSIDKAKFLRTFLPLDHESCRLSSNELQNMLCKLQFLRVLSLSHYHITELPASIGNLKHLRYIDLSHTGIKSLPESVCALCNLQTFILSSCHSLTKLPENMWRLVNLRHLDISGTDIDEMPKNLSRLKKLLTLPYFVVGKRSGSMLKELGGLRDLHGTLHISKLQNVVSENDPAGARLFTKKYLDELVLEWSNNTVGQENVLEALQPNSKLKKLSINFYCGTRFPNWVGHMLFSGMVSLRLSNCNNCSSLPPLGQLPSLEVLIIEWMDAVKSVGPEFCGMDKPFKSLKTLTFEGMLEWEEWVSFEVGGGEFPSLIELCIRRCPKLKGNLPKQLSSVVKVEISESQELVTTIMTEASLHKRTLHYQDKVLLISEDKVASFLEQMTIFTYKGATESSLPMTTPNIRDEADVPTNNWSNQGRQQGLLSFKSVKVSGISQLMGVTGLDSLKIEGCDALEFIPVEVMTRNPFLQHLYIINCCSLKSFPGGHPLTALKMLYIQNCKKLEFQLSAKSTHQFALLEHLCIGSSCDSLIFLPLDFFLELRFLSIWDCANLQSLSMPEGIEKDLTYLEALEIRDCPNLVSFPKGGLRAPNLTTIWFSNCKNLKELPDQFHSLNSLHSMFINNCPQLVSLSGWGLPSKLSVLCITFCDKLMLGREWGLHRLDCLSRLEIEGGCENIVSFPEEELLPSNLNSLRISELLNLEYLNYKGLQHLTALKTLEISCCNKLKSLPEEGLPSSLSFLCINECSLLKPKLQNKRKRFVSFIEADEEVIS
- the LOC115987444 gene encoding putative disease resistance RPP13-like protein 1 isoform X1 — translated: MVWEILGESLLSALFGALFERLASPLVRNFFGDRDFDHTLFDKMKTVLLTVNAVLSDAEEKQITNMAVKEWVNELKDAAYHAEDLLDEIATIALQCELEAEAKVKGKQVMGLFFAHNSSKEDKDSSLKLDKDIESRLKNIVERLEFLAQQRDIMNFKESVRGKPLLVLPTTSLVDEFEVFGRDKDKEKLKEFLLAGNAQKGSRIPVIAIVGIGGVGKTTLAQLLYNDSEVEKSFKFRAWAYVSEEFDVLKITRTIFESVASRSCNVKDLNFLQVKLKERLKGKRFLLVLDDIWNDNFIDWDLLLSPLKAGACGSRIIVTTRSQSVASMMRAVVIYRLLHLSDEDCWSLFAKHAFRTSNPEEHPTLKRIGEKIVKKCKGLPLATKVLGGLLHPELEAEEWYRILNSKTWELSTDKSSILHALMLSYYHLPPHLKQCFSYCSIFPKGYEFEKEKLVLMWMAEGFLQHRKGKDTMEEVGCRYFHELISRSFFQPSNRDKLCFVMHDLINDLAQFASGEFCCKLEDGKLNEISEKARYFAWSIKRLDGPEIFVALQEVKSLRTFLPLGFSNTSQCSALSKIVSDKWLPFLKHLRVLSFACHVITDLPETLGKLIHLRYLDLSQTSIKKLPSSICSLYNLQTLLLASCIELAELPANFGNLINLRHLDVSETNLREMPLEFGRLKSLQVLTDFFVSRNSGRKISELGKLAHLRTISISRMQNVVDATDASEADLKSKHCLNELAFTWTSSTHEVQNEIDILDNLQPHKNLKKLTIENYGGSRFPNWLGAAIFSNMVFLCLSKCKISTSLPPLGHLSSLQGLYIIEMEVLKRLDSGFYGNGHFGVKPFQSLRTLLFEDLPSWTHWIHLANEGEHFPSLQQLHIRGCPKLIGTLPKHLRSLKEMKLHDLDALMTLSQELFEGNSSFQRLEIVNCPSLSSFPGGDSLSNVKTLSICDCRNLKPFLLEHSMHPFRVLESLQVMRSCDSLQSLPLGLFTKLQDLHIEDCRNLKSLSIPNNLHFDLTFLQKMKFKDCPNLEFFPEKGLPTPNLQSLLITNCNNLMPQKEWGLHRMVSLTCFEIEGGCSNLELFPEEGLLPNTLTSLRISRLPHLKFIGQGFQHLTLLGKLEINCCEKLELMPEEGLPASLLTLHIQNCSLLADPRQKDGTKKRFCSSVFSSSSQNKKLTMNRALSTGFPHP
- the LOC115987444 gene encoding putative disease resistance RPP13-like protein 1 isoform X2, whose product is MVWEILGESLLSALFGALFERLASPLVRNFFGDRDFDHTLFDKMKTVLLTVNAVLSDAEEKQITNMAVKEWVNELKDAAYHAEDLLDEIATIALQCELEAEAKVKGKQVMGLFFAHNSSKEDKDSSLKLDKDIESRLKNIVERLEFLAQQRDIMNFKESVRGKPLLVLPTTSLVDEFEVFGRDKDKEKLKEFLLAGNAQKGSRIPVIAIVGIGGVGKTTLAQLLYNDSEVEKSFKFRAWAYVSEEFDVLKITRTIFESVASRSCNVKDLNFLQVKLKERLKGKRFLLVLDDIWNDNFIDWDLLLSPLKAGACGSRIIVTTRSQSVASMMRAVVIYRLLHLSDEDCWSLFAKHAFRTSNPEEHPTLKRIGEKIVKKCKGLPLATKVLGGLLHPELEAEEWYRILNSKTWELSTDKSSILHALMLSYYHLPPHLKQCFSYCSIFPKGYEFEKEKLVLMWMAEGFLQHRKGKDTMEEVGCRYFHELISRSFFQPSNRDKLCFVMHDLINDLAQFASGEFCCKLEDGKLNEISEKARYFAWSIKRLDGPEIFVALQEVKSLRTFLPLGFSNTSQCSALSKIVSDKWLPFLKHLRVLSFACHVITDLPETLGKLIHLRYLDLSQTSIKKLPSSICSLYNLQTLLLASCIELAELPANFGNLINLRHLDVSETNLREMPLEFGRLKSLQVLTDFFVSRNSGRKISELGKLAHLRTISISRMQNVVDATDASEADLKSKHCLNELAFTWTSSTHEVQNEIDILDNLQPHKNLKKLTIENYGGSRFPNWLGAAIFSNMVFLCLSKCKISTSLPPLGHLSSLQGLYIIEMEVLKRLDSGFYGNGHFGVKPFQSLRTLLFEDLPSWTHWIHLANEGEHFPSLQQLHIRGCPKLIGTLPKHLRSLKEMKLHDLDALMTLSQELFEGNSSFQRLEIVNCPSLSSFPGGDSLSNVKTLSICDCRNLKPFLLEHSMHPFRVLESLQVMRSCDSLQSLPLGLFTKLQDLHIEDCRNLKSLSIPNNLHFDLTFLQKMKFKDCPNLEFFPEKGLPTPNLQSLLITNCNNLMPQKEWGLHRMVSLTCFEIEGGCSNLELFPEEGLLPNTLTSLRISRLPHLKFIGQGFQHLTLLGKLEINCCEKLELMPEEGLPASLLTLHIQNCSLLADPRQKDGTKKRFCSSVFSSSSQNKKLTMNRALSTGFPHP